One Qiania dongpingensis genomic window carries:
- the ade gene encoding adenine deaminase codes for MINTFCKRPLWEVSGTLAAVAGGSVPADLVLTHTRLINVCTHEIMEDVSVAVSCGRIALVGDASHCIGPETTVIDAGGQYLSPGFLDGHIHVESSMMGVGEYARSVIPHGTVGIYMDPHEICNVLGLDGVKCMLEDASRTPLKAMLTTPSCVPAVPGFEDTGSFIGPEEVAETMNWDECVGLGEMMNFPGILSSSEHTHGITGAALKAGKTVTGHYSMPETGKGLNAYIASGVRCCHESTRAEDALAKMRLGMYAMFREGSAWHDLKEVAKSITEHKVDTRFATLISDDTHPHTLLSKGHLDYIVRRAVEEGIDVITAIQMVTINCAQCFQMDHELGSITPGKCADMVLLEDLEGLKISKVWIDGELAAENGAMRKDFAPYSYPEWATHSMHVKDTITAETFRIPAKSGRTEVRAIEVIPAKVGSYERHITLESKNGFLESDPAQDALKTVVFERHHNTGIKGFGFVKGFGITCGAMASTVAHDAHNLLVIGTNDEDMALAANTLIQCGGGMTAVQNGQVLGTVPLPIAGLMNDKPVEEMSRMVESLEGAWEKIGCSMPSPFMTMALIPLACLPELRLTNRGLVDCVNFQSVPLEI; via the coding sequence TCTGGTCCTCACCCATACGAGATTAATCAACGTCTGCACCCATGAAATAATGGAGGACGTTTCTGTGGCAGTCTCCTGCGGGCGTATCGCCCTCGTCGGGGACGCCTCACATTGTATCGGCCCGGAGACCACGGTCATAGACGCCGGCGGGCAATACCTCTCGCCGGGCTTCCTGGACGGCCACATACATGTTGAATCCTCCATGATGGGTGTTGGAGAATACGCCCGTTCTGTCATCCCTCACGGTACTGTCGGTATCTACATGGATCCCCATGAAATCTGCAACGTGCTGGGACTCGACGGTGTGAAATGTATGCTGGAGGACGCCTCCAGAACGCCTCTCAAAGCCATGCTGACCACTCCCTCCTGCGTCCCTGCGGTCCCGGGCTTTGAGGACACCGGCTCTTTCATAGGACCGGAGGAGGTCGCAGAGACCATGAACTGGGATGAATGTGTCGGCCTGGGAGAAATGATGAATTTTCCGGGAATTCTCTCTTCCTCTGAACATACCCATGGAATCACAGGCGCTGCTCTGAAAGCGGGCAAGACCGTCACCGGCCATTATTCCATGCCGGAAACCGGAAAAGGGCTGAACGCTTATATCGCGTCCGGCGTCCGCTGCTGCCATGAATCCACCAGAGCGGAGGACGCGCTGGCAAAGATGCGTCTCGGCATGTACGCCATGTTCCGCGAAGGATCCGCGTGGCACGATCTGAAGGAAGTGGCGAAAAGCATTACCGAACACAAGGTCGACACCCGCTTCGCCACACTGATCTCCGACGACACCCACCCCCACACGCTTCTTTCCAAAGGACATCTTGATTACATTGTGCGCCGCGCCGTGGAAGAAGGGATCGACGTCATAACCGCCATCCAGATGGTGACCATCAACTGTGCCCAATGCTTCCAGATGGATCACGAGCTTGGGAGCATAACCCCGGGTAAGTGCGCCGATATGGTCCTGCTGGAGGATCTGGAAGGGTTAAAGATCTCCAAGGTATGGATCGACGGTGAGCTGGCGGCGGAAAATGGAGCCATGCGGAAAGATTTTGCTCCCTATTCCTATCCCGAATGGGCCACTCATTCCATGCATGTCAAGGATACTATTACAGCGGAGACTTTCCGGATACCGGCCAAGTCCGGGCGGACCGAGGTGCGGGCGATCGAGGTCATCCCCGCGAAGGTCGGCTCCTACGAACGCCACATCACTCTGGAATCTAAGAACGGATTTCTGGAATCCGATCCGGCCCAGGATGCGCTTAAGACTGTCGTGTTCGAACGACATCACAATACCGGCATAAAAGGCTTTGGGTTTGTCAAAGGGTTCGGCATCACCTGCGGGGCCATGGCCTCTACCGTAGCCCACGACGCGCATAATCTGCTGGTCATCGGTACGAATGACGAAGATATGGCCCTGGCCGCCAATACCCTGATCCAGTGCGGCGGCGGCATGACTGCCGTTCAAAACGGACAAGTCCTGGGTACCGTTCCCCTCCCCATCGCCGGGCTGATGAACGACAAACCAGTGGAAGAGATGAGCCGTATGGTAGAAAGCCTGGAGGGCGCCTGGGAAAAGATCGGCTGCTCCATGCCTTCTCCGTTCATGACCATGGCCCTGATTCCTCTGGCCTGCCTGCCCGAGCTCAGGCTCACCAACCGTGGCTTAGTGGACTGCGTAAACTTCCAGTCTGTGCCCTTGGAAATATAA